The Staphylococcus carnosus genome has a segment encoding these proteins:
- the mtaB gene encoding tRNA (N(6)-L-threonylcarbamoyladenosine(37)-C(2))-methylthiotransferase MtaB, with product MSTVAFHTLGCKVNHYETEAIWQLFKDAGYDRVEFDTNADVFVINTCTVTNTGDKKSRQIIRRAIRKNPDAVVCVTGCYAQTSSAEIMEIPGVDVVVGTQDRTKLLDYIEEFKVERQPINGVGNIMKNRKYEELEVPYFTDRTRASLKIQEGCNNFCTFCIIPWARGLMRSRDPEKVVEQATTLVNSGYKEIVLTGIHTGGYGQDLKDYNLAQLLRDLETIDGLERIRISSIEASQLTDEVINVISNSNKVVRHLHVPLQSGSDSVLKRMRRKYSMAHFSERLMKLHEALPGLAVTSDVIVGFPGETEEEFQETYDFILKHHFSELHVFPYSARTGTPAARMDDQIDESIKNERVHKLIELSNQLAKEYASHFENEVLEVIPEEAGEAPGTLVGYADNYMKVEFEGDDSLIGELVRVKITQAGYPLNQGHVVRVIDHASNRSEFTAII from the coding sequence ATGTCAACAGTAGCTTTTCATACCTTAGGTTGTAAAGTTAACCATTATGAAACTGAAGCGATTTGGCAATTATTTAAAGATGCTGGTTATGATCGTGTAGAATTCGATACTAACGCCGATGTCTTTGTTATAAATACATGTACTGTAACGAATACTGGAGATAAAAAGAGTAGACAAATTATAAGACGAGCTATTCGAAAAAATCCAGATGCGGTTGTTTGTGTTACAGGTTGTTATGCACAAACGTCGTCTGCTGAAATAATGGAAATTCCTGGGGTCGACGTTGTTGTAGGTACACAAGACCGTACAAAACTACTTGATTATATTGAAGAATTTAAGGTTGAACGCCAACCTATTAATGGTGTTGGAAATATTATGAAAAATAGAAAATATGAAGAATTAGAAGTGCCATACTTTACTGATAGAACACGTGCTTCTCTTAAAATACAAGAAGGTTGTAATAACTTCTGTACTTTTTGTATAATTCCTTGGGCACGCGGTTTAATGCGATCTAGAGATCCTGAAAAAGTAGTTGAACAAGCAACAACATTAGTGAATTCTGGATACAAAGAGATTGTACTAACAGGTATTCATACAGGTGGTTATGGTCAAGATTTGAAAGATTATAATTTAGCTCAATTATTACGTGATCTTGAAACAATTGATGGACTCGAGCGTATTAGAATTTCTTCAATTGAAGCTAGTCAATTAACTGATGAAGTTATTAATGTTATTTCAAATTCTAATAAAGTAGTACGTCATCTGCATGTACCACTTCAATCAGGTTCAGATAGTGTTCTTAAAAGAATGCGAAGAAAATATTCAATGGCGCATTTTTCCGAACGCCTGATGAAATTACATGAAGCATTGCCTGGGTTAGCTGTTACAAGTGATGTTATTGTAGGATTCCCTGGAGAAACAGAAGAAGAATTCCAAGAAACATATGATTTCATTTTAAAACATCACTTTTCTGAACTGCATGTTTTCCCTTATTCTGCACGTACTGGTACACCGGCGGCTAGAATGGATGACCAAATTGATGAAAGTATTAAAAATGAACGTGTTCATAAACTAATTGAATTAAGCAATCAGTTAGCTAAAGAATATGCTTCTCATTTTGAAAATGAAGTATTAGAAGTAATACCAGAAGAAGCTGGAGAAGCACCTGGTACTCTTGTTGGGTATGCCGATAATTACATGAAAGTTGAATTTGAAGGTGACGATTCATTAATAGGAGAGTTGGTTCGTGTTAAAATTACACAAGCTGGATATCCATTGAATCAAGGACATGTAGTTAGAGTTATTGACCATGCATCTAACCGTAGTGAATTTACTGCTATTATTTAA
- the rpsU gene encoding 30S ribosomal protein S21, translating to MSKTVVRKNESLEDALRRFKRSVSKSGTIQEVRKREFYEKPSVKRKKKSEAARKRKFK from the coding sequence ATGTCTAAAACAGTAGTCCGTAAAAACGAATCACTTGAAGATGCTTTACGCCGTTTCAAACGCTCAGTTTCAAAAAGCGGTACAATTCAAGAAGTACGTAAACGTGAATTTTACGAAAAACCAAGTGTTAAACGTAAAAAGAAATCAGAAGCTGCACGTAAACGTAAATTTAAATAA